A genomic stretch from Hydrogenispora ethanolica includes:
- a CDS encoding DUF1833 family protein has protein sequence MQRLPAAAILEKNRLASDSPFLVLLRIDIPDLEPIRVVHNNEDIEWPAGSGDTWTAFPFQLDEITEDGKELSRVDLKVCNIDRTISQYLEDTNGATGTQVTLYVVHAAHLDAADGPLIRESFAVQQTRADANWVVFTLGPDFTTIQRVPARRYLADFCPFSYGPEDPECGVSQAVKEVYPDCPHTLDGCRARQNAARFGGEPTLNPGGFYRSNEPVPSS, from the coding sequence ATGCAGAGACTTCCCGCCGCGGCGATCCTGGAGAAGAACCGGCTCGCCAGCGACAGCCCGTTTCTGGTGCTGCTCCGGATCGACATTCCGGACCTGGAACCGATCCGGGTGGTTCACAATAACGAGGATATCGAATGGCCGGCCGGGTCCGGCGACACCTGGACGGCCTTTCCCTTTCAACTGGATGAGATCACCGAGGACGGCAAGGAGCTGTCCCGGGTCGATCTGAAAGTTTGCAACATCGACCGCACCATCTCGCAGTATCTGGAGGATACCAACGGCGCCACCGGGACCCAGGTCACCCTGTACGTGGTGCACGCCGCCCATCTGGACGCGGCCGACGGGCCGCTGATCCGGGAGAGCTTCGCGGTGCAGCAGACCAGGGCCGACGCCAACTGGGTCGTCTTCACCCTGGGACCGGACTTCACCACCATCCAAAGGGTGCCGGCCCGCCGTTATCTGGCGGATTTCTGCCCGTTCTCCTACGGGCCGGAGGACCCGGAGTGCGGCGTCAGCCAAGCCGTCAAGGAGGTGTACCCCGACTGCCCCCACACCCTGGACGGCTGCCGCGCCCGCCAGAACGCGGCCCGTTTTGGCGGCGAACCGACACTGAATCCGGGCGGCTTTTACCGTTCCAATGAACCCGTCCCCAGTAGCTGA
- a CDS encoding phage holin family protein — protein MDDKAWLIHVLQRLAEFPLAKIVAGVGLWLLKLLFGPVFRPVYGTVILLWLADFGTGFYHARANPAVRPDSRRLYHGLVKLGIYLFLLILGNFCSQTELTAVIRTVIESFIILTESYSILENLQKICVLKNWPAPLLDQIMKTIQGRLNDSGGDAANDGPWRG, from the coding sequence ATGGACGATAAAGCATGGCTGATTCATGTCCTGCAACGGCTGGCCGAGTTTCCGCTGGCCAAGATCGTGGCCGGGGTCGGCTTGTGGCTGCTGAAGCTGCTCTTCGGGCCGGTCTTCCGGCCGGTCTATGGCACGGTGATCCTGTTGTGGCTGGCGGATTTCGGCACCGGGTTTTACCATGCCCGGGCCAATCCGGCGGTCCGGCCGGACAGCCGCCGCCTCTATCACGGCCTGGTGAAGCTGGGTATCTACTTATTCCTATTGATCCTGGGCAACTTCTGCAGCCAGACCGAGCTGACCGCGGTGATCCGCACCGTCATCGAGAGCTTCATCATTTTGACCGAGAGCTACTCAATTCTGGAGAATCTCCAGAAGATCTGCGTCTTGAAGAATTGGCCCGCGCCGTTGCTGGACCAGATCATGAAGACGATCCAGGGCCGGCTGAACGATTCCGGCGGCGACGCCGCGAATGACGGGCCCTGGCGCGGCTGA
- a CDS encoding DUF1799 domain-containing protein, which produces MSGAGDPHLSADLQRERGRGKKLLTVWSWWAEGRNRYCALCHETQDRTGVRHDCQSCEDRCPELLPENGPAWKLWLLANTQWRIGLGAPVGLDYPAVLQIAAIHGIEVTPAVFGKLRRLEMGEMERLRKEG; this is translated from the coding sequence CTGTCTGGAGCTGGCGACCCGCACCTATCAGCTGACCTACAGCGTGAGCGAGGCCGCGGCAAAAAACTCCTGACGGTCTGGTCCTGGTGGGCGGAGGGGCGCAACCGCTATTGCGCCCTCTGCCACGAGACCCAGGACCGGACCGGCGTCCGGCATGACTGCCAGTCCTGCGAGGACCGCTGCCCGGAGCTCCTGCCCGAGAACGGGCCGGCCTGGAAACTCTGGCTGCTCGCCAATACCCAGTGGCGGATTGGCCTGGGCGCTCCGGTCGGCCTGGATTACCCGGCGGTGCTGCAGATCGCCGCGATCCACGGGATCGAGGTCACGCCGGCGGTCTTCGGAAAGCTGCGCCGCTTGGAGATGGGAGAGATGGAGAGATTGAGGAAGGAGGGGTGA
- a CDS encoding phage tail tube protein codes for MAQARGFKAQLVAGFESGYGQTPASPTGFKLPVNSAQVKSKQNLVDSATVSGRRDPAEPVRGNIDVSGTVVAPVDEVGIGYWLKAMFGAPVTTGSADPYSHVFKAGDSQPSLVLEQGFPDIGVYELFNGCKVNKFALNLGGDAELVANIDILGAKETVATASFVASPTAINLARFNNYQASIQEGGASIATVTNATLNVEFGLLPEGYTLGGGGYRTSLPEGQMKISGEIKAFFENKALLDKALAGTESSLSLKLTNGAHSLEFLLPEIVYERNAPGIEGSKGILVELPYRAFYGNNAQGGALVVTLKNGQTTYA; via the coding sequence ATGGCACAAGCAAGAGGTTTCAAAGCGCAATTGGTGGCGGGTTTCGAGTCCGGCTACGGGCAGACCCCGGCTTCGCCCACCGGATTCAAACTCCCGGTCAACTCGGCCCAGGTCAAGTCCAAACAGAATCTGGTCGATTCGGCCACCGTCAGCGGCCGGCGTGATCCGGCCGAACCGGTCCGGGGCAATATCGATGTCTCCGGGACCGTGGTGGCGCCGGTGGACGAAGTCGGCATCGGTTATTGGCTGAAGGCGATGTTCGGCGCGCCGGTCACCACCGGCAGCGCCGACCCCTACAGCCACGTTTTCAAGGCCGGGGACAGCCAGCCGTCGCTGGTGCTGGAGCAAGGCTTCCCCGATATCGGGGTCTACGAGCTCTTTAACGGCTGCAAGGTCAACAAGTTCGCCCTCAACCTGGGCGGCGACGCCGAATTGGTCGCCAACATCGACATTCTCGGCGCCAAAGAGACTGTCGCCACCGCCAGCTTCGTGGCCAGCCCGACCGCGATCAACCTGGCCCGCTTCAATAATTACCAAGCCTCGATCCAGGAAGGCGGCGCCAGCATCGCCACGGTGACCAACGCCACCCTGAATGTGGAGTTCGGCCTGTTACCCGAGGGCTACACCCTGGGCGGCGGCGGCTACCGGACCAGTCTCCCCGAAGGCCAGATGAAGATCTCCGGCGAGATCAAGGCTTTCTTCGAGAACAAGGCATTACTCGACAAGGCGCTGGCCGGGACCGAATCCTCGCTCTCGCTCAAGCTGACCAACGGCGCCCATAGCCTGGAATTCCTGCTGCCGGAGATCGTCTACGAACGGAACGCCCCCGGCATCGAAGGCTCCAAAGGGATCCTGGTGGAGCTGCCCTACCGCGCCTTCTACGGCAACAACGCCCAAGGCGGCGCGCTGGTGGTGACCCTGAAGAACGGCCAGACGACCTACGCGTAA
- a CDS encoding cobalamin-dependent protein, whose protein sequence is MKVNGLKIWGCTLGNCIHVAGIHRFLQLAEECGYQTVFAGVGWSVAAILEAVAAERPDFVALSYRLTPQVAAKLFAELATRLREEKLVEKTVWLCGGTPPVCREAEQSGIFAMTFDGTENEAEVRRWLQGKPHAPGENSWGRTFRERIALQEPYPIIRHHFGLPDLEETVRGVATLAESKALDVISIGPDQNAQQFFFRPEKMDPAQQGAGGVPLRRPEDLGRLYRAAQTGNYPLLRIYSGTQDLLQWAELSVRELHNAWAAIPLFWYSALDGRSERPLEAAIRENQAAMAWYAQRQLPVEVNDAHQWSLRGAADEVAVGAAYLAAFNAKAQGVNDFILQLMWNTPAGIAPAADLAKMLAKLEIVGQLADDNFRIWREVRAGLASLAPQPAIAKGQLAATTLLSLQVRPHIVHVVGFCEGDHAATPAEIVESCQIVQGVIRDAWQGMPDMRHERSVLLRKRELLDQALRIIEAVAGLSQDQPLTDPGVLAAAVRRGILTAPQLLREPEPAQRRRTG, encoded by the coding sequence ATGAAGGTGAACGGCTTGAAGATCTGGGGTTGCACGCTTGGCAACTGCATTCACGTGGCGGGGATCCACCGCTTTCTGCAGTTGGCCGAGGAATGCGGCTATCAAACCGTCTTCGCCGGAGTCGGCTGGTCGGTGGCGGCGATCCTGGAGGCGGTGGCCGCCGAACGGCCGGACTTTGTGGCGCTCAGTTACCGCCTAACGCCCCAGGTGGCGGCGAAACTCTTTGCCGAGTTGGCCACCAGGCTCCGGGAGGAGAAGCTCGTGGAGAAGACGGTCTGGCTCTGCGGCGGAACCCCGCCGGTCTGCCGCGAGGCCGAACAGAGCGGAATCTTTGCCATGACTTTCGACGGCACGGAGAACGAGGCCGAGGTCCGCCGTTGGCTGCAGGGCAAGCCGCACGCCCCCGGAGAGAATTCCTGGGGCCGGACTTTCCGGGAGCGGATCGCGCTGCAGGAGCCGTACCCGATCATCCGGCACCATTTCGGACTGCCCGATCTGGAGGAGACCGTCCGCGGCGTGGCGACGCTGGCCGAATCCAAGGCGCTGGATGTGATCTCGATCGGCCCCGATCAAAACGCCCAGCAGTTTTTCTTCCGGCCGGAAAAGATGGACCCGGCTCAGCAGGGCGCCGGAGGGGTGCCGCTGCGCCGGCCGGAGGATCTGGGCCGGCTGTACCGGGCCGCCCAGACCGGCAACTATCCGCTGCTGCGCATCTATAGCGGGACCCAGGACCTGCTGCAGTGGGCGGAGTTGAGCGTGAGGGAACTGCACAACGCCTGGGCGGCGATCCCCCTCTTTTGGTACAGCGCCCTAGACGGCCGTTCGGAGCGGCCGCTGGAAGCGGCGATCCGCGAAAACCAGGCGGCGATGGCCTGGTATGCCCAACGCCAGCTGCCGGTGGAGGTGAATGACGCCCACCAATGGAGCCTGCGCGGCGCCGCCGACGAGGTGGCCGTGGGAGCGGCGTACCTGGCGGCCTTTAACGCCAAGGCTCAGGGCGTGAACGACTTCATCCTGCAACTGATGTGGAATACGCCGGCGGGGATCGCGCCAGCGGCCGATCTGGCCAAGATGCTCGCCAAGCTGGAGATCGTCGGGCAGCTGGCGGACGACAACTTCCGGATCTGGCGCGAGGTCCGGGCCGGACTGGCCAGCCTGGCGCCGCAGCCGGCCATCGCCAAGGGCCAGCTGGCCGCCACAACTTTATTGTCGCTCCAGGTCCGGCCGCATATCGTCCACGTGGTGGGCTTCTGCGAAGGGGATCACGCGGCCACTCCGGCCGAGATCGTGGAGAGCTGCCAGATCGTTCAGGGGGTGATCCGCGACGCCTGGCAGGGCATGCCCGATATGCGCCACGAGCGCTCGGTACTGCTGCGCAAGCGGGAACTGCTCGACCAGGCGTTGCGGATCATTGAGGCCGTCGCCGGACTCAGCCAGGATCAGCCGTTGACCGACCCCGGGGTGCTGGCGGCGGCGGTCCGGCGCGGCATCCTGACCGCGCCGCAGCTGCTCCGGGAGCCGGAGCCGGCGCAGCGGCGGCGGACGGGGTGA
- a CDS encoding NAD/NADP-dependent octopine/nopaline dehydrogenase family protein — MSQLRFAVLGAGHGGMAMAGHLGCMGYSVRLFNRSEARLIPIRNAGGIELSGVVEGKGPVELVTSDIAEAVRDADVLMVVVPASGHRYLAAELAPHLRDGQAIILNPGRTGGAFEFRQVFKEAGVHQEVLLGEAQTLLYACRNTNPGQVKVFGIKNSVPLAALPGHQTVDLLERIHPVFPQFVPGDNVIKTGLDNIGAVFHPALMVLNAARIESTRGEFQFYFEGITKAVAQVLERVDAERVAVAAALGIRAMTAREWLYMAYDAHGKTLYQAIRNNSGYKGIQAPATIDHRYLWEDVPMSLVPIASIGETLGVATPTIRHLIGLAGLMNECDYWREGRTVERMGLAGLTQKQIRHIALEGF; from the coding sequence ATGAGTCAACTCCGTTTTGCAGTATTGGGAGCGGGCCACGGCGGCATGGCCATGGCCGGACATCTGGGATGCATGGGTTACTCGGTGCGTTTGTTCAACCGCAGCGAGGCGCGGCTGATTCCGATCCGCAACGCCGGCGGGATCGAGCTGTCGGGCGTGGTGGAAGGAAAAGGTCCGGTTGAGTTGGTGACCTCGGACATTGCCGAGGCGGTCCGCGACGCCGATGTGCTGATGGTGGTGGTCCCGGCCAGCGGCCACCGCTATCTGGCCGCGGAATTGGCCCCCCATCTCCGCGACGGCCAGGCGATCATCCTGAACCCCGGCCGGACCGGCGGCGCCTTCGAGTTTCGCCAAGTCTTCAAAGAGGCGGGCGTCCACCAAGAAGTATTGCTGGGGGAGGCCCAGACCCTGCTCTATGCCTGCCGCAACACCAATCCGGGCCAGGTGAAGGTCTTCGGCATCAAAAACTCGGTGCCGCTGGCCGCCCTGCCGGGCCATCAGACCGTCGACCTGCTCGAACGGATCCATCCGGTCTTCCCGCAGTTCGTGCCGGGGGATAATGTCATCAAGACCGGCCTCGACAATATCGGCGCGGTCTTCCATCCGGCGCTGATGGTGTTGAACGCGGCCCGGATCGAGTCGACCCGGGGCGAGTTCCAGTTCTATTTCGAGGGGATCACCAAGGCTGTGGCCCAGGTGCTGGAGCGGGTCGACGCCGAACGGGTGGCGGTGGCGGCGGCGCTCGGCATCCGGGCGATGACCGCCCGGGAGTGGCTGTATATGGCCTACGACGCCCATGGCAAAACGCTCTACCAGGCCATCAGGAATAACTCCGGCTACAAGGGGATTCAGGCGCCGGCCACCATCGACCACCGCTATCTCTGGGAGGACGTGCCGATGAGCCTGGTGCCCATCGCTTCCATCGGCGAGACCCTGGGCGTGGCCACGCCGACGATCCGGCACCTGATCGGGCTGGCCGGACTGATGAATGAGTGCGACTATTGGCGGGAGGGCCGGACCGTCGAGCGGATGGGCCTGGCCGGCCTCACCCAGAAGCAGATCCGGCATATCGCATTGGAGGGATTTTAG
- a CDS encoding asparagine synthase-related protein: MSWEERLAEFRARLRAVVRKRLMADVPLGSFLRGGLDSSLITALIREDRTKMHTFSVATEDGADRDYAQHVAGLLGTTHHEYLLKPVEIWEALPADFITCFKQSL; the protein is encoded by the coding sequence ATGAGCTGGGAGGAGCGCCTGGCCGAATTCAGGGCCCGGCTCCGGGCGGTGGTCCGCAAACGGCTCATGGCCGATGTGCCCCTGGGCAGCTTTCTCAGGGGCGGGCTGGATTCCAGCCTGATCACCGCCCTGATCCGCGAGGACCGGACCAAGATGCACACTTTCAGCGTGGCTACGGAGGACGGCGCCGACCGGGATTATGCCCAGCATGTTGCCGGACTTCTGGGAACCACCCATCATGAATACCTATTAAAGCCGGTCGAGATCTGGGAGGCGCTGCCGGCTGACTTTATCACTTGCTTCAAGCAATCGCTGTGA
- a CDS encoding chloride channel protein produces the protein MRKTFLEETVLFVSIIKWAILATLVGLVVGLSTTVFLKALGLSGAAVQGHRYYFLLLPLALFLSSLLVKHLAPDAEGHGTEKVIEAVHKRWGKIKLMVVPVKLVATIITLAFGGSAGKEGPCAQIGAGMASSMADLLKLTKEDRKKLVICGISAGFAAVFGTPIAGALFAVEVLVLGKVLQEVLFPALVAAIVSFQIATSFGIHYFHQAILLPRFSQLLLMEMLLAGVFFGLVALLLVEALKLAETYAKKLPVGKPWLGLVGGAILAGLALIFSPLYLGLGVETLEAAINGGPVPPLAFLGKILFTAITLSMGGSGGILTPVFFIGSTAGSALAQLFHLNTGAFAAIGMVALLAGAANTPIAASVMAIEILGPQIGPYAAIACLVSYTAAGHRSVYASQILGVSKSASINVPLMKELEKVDDLEIRNQPGKILYLLRKALFHKNS, from the coding sequence ATGCGCAAGACTTTCTTAGAGGAAACGGTATTATTCGTGAGCATCATCAAATGGGCGATCCTGGCCACGCTGGTCGGATTGGTGGTCGGGCTGTCGACGACCGTCTTCCTGAAGGCGCTGGGCCTCAGCGGCGCGGCGGTCCAGGGGCACCGCTACTATTTCTTGCTGCTGCCGCTGGCGCTCTTCCTCAGCAGCCTGCTGGTGAAGCATCTGGCGCCGGACGCCGAAGGGCACGGCACCGAGAAGGTGATCGAGGCGGTTCATAAACGCTGGGGCAAGATCAAACTGATGGTGGTGCCGGTGAAGCTGGTCGCCACCATTATCACGCTGGCCTTCGGCGGTTCGGCCGGCAAAGAGGGACCCTGCGCCCAGATCGGCGCGGGCATGGCCTCGTCCATGGCCGATCTCCTGAAACTGACCAAGGAAGACCGCAAGAAGCTGGTCATCTGCGGCATCAGCGCCGGTTTCGCGGCGGTCTTCGGGACGCCCATCGCCGGGGCGCTATTCGCCGTGGAAGTGCTGGTCCTGGGCAAAGTCCTGCAGGAAGTGCTGTTTCCGGCGCTGGTGGCGGCCATCGTCAGTTTCCAGATCGCCACCAGCTTCGGGATTCACTATTTTCACCAGGCGATCCTCTTGCCCCGCTTTTCGCAGTTGCTCCTCATGGAGATGCTGTTGGCCGGGGTCTTCTTTGGCCTCGTCGCGTTATTGCTGGTGGAAGCCCTAAAGCTCGCCGAGACCTACGCGAAGAAGTTGCCGGTCGGGAAGCCGTGGCTGGGATTGGTCGGCGGCGCGATCTTGGCCGGACTGGCCCTGATCTTCTCCCCGCTCTATCTGGGGCTCGGCGTCGAGACCCTGGAGGCGGCCATCAACGGCGGCCCGGTGCCGCCTCTGGCTTTCCTGGGCAAAATTCTTTTCACCGCGATTACCTTGAGCATGGGTGGGAGCGGCGGCATCCTGACCCCGGTCTTTTTCATCGGTTCCACCGCCGGGAGCGCGTTGGCCCAGCTCTTTCATTTGAACACCGGCGCTTTCGCGGCCATCGGCATGGTGGCCCTGCTGGCCGGGGCGGCCAACACGCCCATCGCCGCATCGGTCATGGCGATTGAGATCTTAGGACCGCAGATCGGCCCATACGCGGCCATTGCCTGTCTGGTCAGCTACACCGCGGCCGGCCATCGTAGCGTCTATGCCAGCCAGATTCTGGGGGTTAGCAAAAGCGCCTCGATCAACGTCCCCTTGATGAAAGAGCTTGAAAAAGTGGATGACCTGGAGATCCGGAATCAGCCGGGCAAGATCCTGTATTTGCTAAGGAAGGCGCTTTTTCACAAAAACAGCTGA
- a CDS encoding response regulator codes for MDSVLIIDDEPTILSVMEEILCEAGYAVSTAASGSAALEKLKREPPPRLILVDLYMPQMGGKEFLAALGAIPELRDIPVILVTGTIPDPSEFPPQGTYADSIAKPFDINDLLQRVAALIAGNAAKVS; via the coding sequence ATGGATAGCGTTTTAATCATTGACGATGAGCCGACGATTCTGTCCGTGATGGAGGAGATCCTGTGCGAGGCGGGCTATGCAGTGAGCACCGCGGCCAGCGGTTCCGCCGCCCTGGAAAAACTCAAACGGGAGCCGCCGCCCCGGCTAATCCTGGTCGACCTGTACATGCCGCAAATGGGCGGGAAAGAGTTCCTGGCGGCGCTCGGCGCCATTCCCGAACTCCGGGATATTCCGGTGATCCTGGTCACCGGCACCATCCCCGACCCCAGCGAATTTCCGCCTCAAGGCACCTATGCCGATTCCATCGCCAAACCCTTCGACATCAACGATCTGCTCCAGCGGGTGGCGGCGCTGATTGCCGGGAATGCGGCGAAAGTGAGCTAA
- a CDS encoding APC family permease: protein MNWLKRLIIGRPLENEALQHEKYSVFWGLPILSSDVISSVAYATEEILLVLIPAVGLLSYHYLSYISGAIILLLAILTVSYRQTIRSYPCGGGAYIVASDNLGTRAGVAAGAALALDYILTVAVSISSGVFNLASVFPVLLPYQVELAILFLLIIFIGNLRGISESSKLFGIPAYTFMFAIISMIVAGIAKVKLFGYVPPEPVLSHAGMEPLSLFLLLRAFSSGCAAVTGVEAVSNAVPNFKEPAARHAQKVLFSLSLVVLILFGGLTILANLYHVVPSESNSVLSQINAQIFGHSFMYYFVQFTTMVILALAANTAYADFPMLFSLMARDGFAPRQLSQRGERLSYSNGILVLTLVAALLIIAFRANVTQLIPLYAVGVFLSFTLSQTGMTLKWIRSREPGWLLKAAVNGLGALVTLVTVLVIGVTKFLHGAWIIIVVIPFLMTVLLKIKRHYLAVAEQLRLSPEELEAIDFARESYRNHVIVPVASVNRASVRALRYARTISGNVVAFNVATSPEAEERIREKWAHLNTDIPLVVQYSTYRKVIEPLLEFIESYELHNYRKGDMITVILPQFTVRSPWQWFLHNQSRLFIQRSLLRHKHIVVATMPLQLRLDREVLRDPQPQPRRRPLHP from the coding sequence ATGAATTGGTTAAAGCGGCTCATCATCGGGCGGCCTCTGGAGAATGAAGCGTTGCAACACGAGAAATACAGCGTCTTTTGGGGGTTGCCGATCCTGTCGAGCGATGTCATTTCCTCGGTGGCCTATGCCACCGAAGAGATCCTGCTGGTCCTGATCCCTGCCGTGGGGCTGTTATCCTACCATTATTTATCCTATATTTCCGGGGCGATCATTCTGCTGCTGGCGATCCTGACCGTCTCCTACCGCCAGACCATCCGGAGCTACCCTTGCGGCGGCGGGGCCTACATCGTGGCCTCCGACAACCTGGGCACCCGGGCCGGGGTGGCCGCCGGTGCGGCGCTGGCCCTGGATTATATCCTGACGGTGGCGGTCAGCATCTCCTCAGGCGTCTTCAACCTGGCCTCGGTCTTTCCGGTCCTCCTCCCCTATCAGGTGGAGCTGGCCATCCTCTTCCTACTGATCATCTTTATCGGCAATCTGCGGGGCATCAGCGAATCGTCCAAGCTGTTCGGCATTCCCGCCTATACCTTCATGTTCGCCATCATCAGCATGATCGTAGCCGGGATCGCCAAGGTGAAGCTGTTCGGCTACGTCCCGCCCGAGCCGGTCCTGAGCCACGCCGGGATGGAACCGTTGAGCCTCTTTCTGCTCCTGCGCGCCTTCTCCTCGGGCTGCGCGGCGGTGACCGGGGTCGAGGCGGTCAGCAACGCGGTGCCCAATTTCAAGGAGCCCGCCGCCCGCCATGCTCAGAAGGTCCTTTTCAGCCTCTCCCTGGTGGTGCTGATCCTCTTCGGCGGCCTCACGATCCTGGCCAACCTGTACCACGTCGTGCCCTCGGAGAGCAACTCGGTGCTCTCCCAGATCAATGCCCAGATCTTTGGGCACAGCTTCATGTATTATTTCGTCCAGTTCACCACCATGGTCATCCTGGCCCTGGCGGCCAACACCGCCTACGCCGACTTCCCGATGCTCTTCTCGTTGATGGCCCGGGACGGCTTCGCCCCCCGCCAGCTGTCGCAGCGCGGCGAGCGGCTGAGCTATTCCAATGGCATTCTGGTGCTGACCTTGGTGGCCGCGCTGCTCATCATCGCCTTCCGGGCCAATGTCACCCAGCTGATCCCCCTCTACGCGGTGGGCGTCTTCCTCTCCTTCACCCTGTCGCAGACCGGGATGACCCTGAAATGGATCCGCTCCCGCGAGCCGGGCTGGCTGCTCAAGGCGGCGGTCAACGGCCTCGGCGCCCTGGTCACGCTGGTCACCGTGCTGGTCATCGGCGTCACCAAGTTCCTGCACGGCGCATGGATCATCATCGTGGTCATTCCATTCCTGATGACGGTGCTGCTGAAGATCAAGCGCCATTACCTGGCAGTCGCCGAGCAGCTGCGGCTCTCCCCGGAGGAGCTGGAGGCGATCGATTTCGCCCGGGAGTCCTACCGCAACCACGTGATCGTCCCGGTCGCCAGCGTCAACCGGGCCAGCGTCCGGGCGCTGCGTTACGCCCGGACCATCTCAGGCAACGTGGTCGCCTTCAACGTGGCCACCTCGCCCGAGGCGGAGGAGCGGATCCGCGAGAAATGGGCCCACCTGAACACCGACATTCCGCTGGTGGTCCAATACTCGACCTACCGCAAGGTCATCGAACCGCTGCTGGAATTCATCGAGTCCTACGAGCTCCACAACTACCGGAAAGGCGACATGATCACCGTCATCCTGCCCCAATTCACGGTGCGCTCGCCGTGGCAGTGGTTCCTGCACAACCAGAGCCGGCTCTTCATCCAGCGCAGCCTGCTCCGGCACAAGCACATCGTGGTCGCGACCATGCCGCTCCAGCTGAGACTGGACCGGGAGGTCCTCCGGGACCCGCAGCCGCAACCGCGGCGCCGGCCGCTTCACCCCTGA
- a CDS encoding response regulator — protein MRPKVLVVDDTKNIRTLLTTCLEVEGYEVRTACDGQQALALAAAEAFQWIFLDIKLPELSGTEVLRRLRGQGIATPVIIMTAFATVKNAVDCTRLGAVAYLQKPFTAAKIRHVLAELAQEAPAGPEPAPPPPESAAACLAAARRLLAEGNPDEAYAQLKKALAIDPSDGAVYALIGRVHEARGELEEARRFYRIAAEFQG, from the coding sequence ATGCGGCCCAAAGTCCTGGTAGTCGACGATACCAAGAACATCCGGACCCTGCTGACGACCTGTCTGGAAGTGGAGGGGTACGAGGTGCGGACCGCCTGCGACGGCCAGCAGGCGCTGGCCCTGGCGGCGGCGGAAGCCTTTCAATGGATCTTCCTCGACATCAAGCTGCCCGAGCTGAGCGGGACCGAGGTCCTGCGCCGCCTGCGCGGCCAGGGGATCGCCACGCCGGTGATCATCATGACCGCCTTCGCCACGGTCAAAAACGCGGTGGACTGCACCCGGCTCGGCGCAGTGGCCTATCTGCAGAAGCCTTTCACCGCCGCCAAGATCCGCCATGTCCTGGCGGAACTGGCCCAGGAGGCGCCGGCCGGACCGGAACCGGCTCCGCCGCCGCCCGAATCGGCCGCCGCCTGCCTGGCAGCGGCCCGCCGGCTGCTGGCGGAGGGAAACCCCGACGAAGCCTACGCCCAGCTCAAAAAGGCGTTGGCCATCGACCCTTCGGACGGCGCGGTCTATGCGCTGATCGGCCGGGTCCACGAGGCCCGGGGCGAGCTGGAGGAGGCGCGGCGTTTTTACCGGATCGCCGCCGAGTTTCAGGGGTGA